The nucleotide window TTGTTTGGATGCTGAGAAAAAAAGGTATGTAGTGGAAAACTAgaaaacgaaatttgagtgttTGAAAAGTCGATGCTCTGGTTGTTTGGTGTGAAAATTTAGGAACTAAGAAAGAAATTCTAAATTTTCATTATATCATAAATGCAATGTAACTATCTTCTGGCTTAAGTTGATTTCATGAATCTTTTCATTGGCAGATGATTCTCCTATGTCTGATGTTCCCACAATCTCAAATGTAAGGCAAGATCTTACAGAGTGGCAAGAAAAACATGCCAAGCTTGTACTTTCTACGGTTAAGGTGCATATAAGagcgtgtgtgtgtgtgtgtgtgtgtgtgtgtgtgtttatgATATGCTTAATTCCTATGACATTTTAATCTTCTTGAGTAAACATGTTGTCCTATTCCTACAGTATGTATCTAAATTCATTTTAaaggttttaaaatattaaattgtatttcaaatgattataatgttaatTGTATGCAAATAACATATAGTCAATAGCTACATAATCTGCATATAATTGCACTTGCATTACTGTTATTCCACTCAATCATATGTTTAACTATGATATTCTATCCATTGGAACCAGAAAAGGGTGTAAACTGTCCCATACTTATTTTCCAATTTGATGAAATAGTAATAGCAATTTTCCTCCTTTTTGGGGACTACTGCCAGATTATGGTAATTTATTTCCATCTTTGTTGAATATATGGTCTTTTGCTGGGATTAAAACATTCAATGTTGTTTGAATAGTAAGCACCAAACTGTGATGCTCTCTTTTTTTCTCTGATATTTTCCCAAATTCTTGAGTCTTCATGGGGGTAAATTGACCAGCCTAATgtgtatttattttgtatatactACAAAGTTAACTTTTTATTATTAGCACGGTAAGTGTAATCATAGTGCATGagcatattcatatcaattgatAGTTGGAGTAATTGAGTCTTGTGTTTCTGAAGAATATGGTTTTACTTCTTTTACTCTATATTCCAGGAAATTTCAAAGTTAAGGTTTGAGTTGTGCCCGCGTGTTATGAGAGAGAGGAAATTCTGGAGAATATACTTTCTACTAGTAAACAGTCACGTTGCACCGTAAGTAATCCATCTCGATGTTAAGCCTTCAATTTGTCTTTTGCTGAATTTACACTTGCTAGTCACCACTTCATTTAAAATGAGCTTCTCCCAGAATATAGGTAGTTCAGATGATTATTGCATCCTTGCACTTCTcctttaatttatgtattttatgaATTCACAAACTTTTAAACCAAAAATAGAATGTTCCACTGAATTTATGATTCCAGAAGAAATAGTTTGGCCTTCAGCACACGTTTAATAGTATTGATTTCTTTTCATTTGACTTGAAATTCTTTAAAACACATCTTTCTCAGAATCAATTCTTGTGTAATTGTGCATGTCATCTGGATCTGAAGGTGCATTTTAGATATTTTCTTGCTCTACTGTGCACTTTTACTTGTGTTTTAGATAACATTATTTTTGTTACCAGCAGTAGACCCTGCTAATATATGCTTCCATATAGGTATGAGAAGTGGTACATGGAAGAGATTGAGCGAAAAACAGCAGAAAAAATCCGGGACAAAAAAATAAAGGAATCTTCAAACATTGAAATGACGACTCAACAACAGGCAAAGGAAAGCAAGCAACATAATAAAACTTCGGCCTCATTTGTTGAGCAAGACCTGGATGTATTTCTTTTGGGTGGTGACAGCGATGAATGCCCTGGTATGAATAATTCTTTCTTGAAACATTAAGGTGGTTTGTTGATTGTCGTTATTCACTTGAAATAGATTATGCTTTTTCCTATATTAGCGTCATCATCACTGTTTTTTCATTTGAACTGCTTTTATTTTGCTAATCATCTGTTTGGTGCATCAGATGATGGAGATGAGGGCTTCGATGATTTTGGCTCGGTAAGCACAGTTCTGTTTATGGACTCGGTCTTGTTTCATTTCTTCATTGGATTGCTTGTGTAGATTGGACTTACTGAAAATAAAAGTTGTTCGATACAAGTGACTTCGTACCAAATCCGATGGACTGCAATATGATCTCTACATTCCTGTAGCTTCTTGGTTTTATGAGGTTTTACCTGTTTTTACTTTTTACAGAATCATTTTACCAGTTGAAAATGAAAAATACATAAGCAAATAAAGGGGATAATGCAAGCTTCTAATGATTCATATGACCAAATTTATGACTTTACTTTATGTGGTTTTATAAAGTACATAAGTGATGGTTTATGAGTGTACTCTTGCGTGCATATAGTAGTAGATATTTGAGTTTCCTTGCATTGGAGTTTCGTTCGAACTAACTCCGATTTTGATATATTCTGCAATATTTCGAATGAATGCGTATTATGGTTTATGCTTGCACATATTTGGCTTCCTTGTGATACAGTTTTGATGTGTCAAAATGCACCATGGAGGTATTTGTATTatgagtcagattgcattttacccttttagtaaaaaaaaaaatgagcaaattagtccttgtacattaaatcaaagagcaaactggctctttctgttaaaaatttcatttactTTTTCTGTTAAAACTGGTTTTTATATGTCAAAATGAGGTACACGTGACACACTACGTGCTGTCACGccagtttttaacagtagaaatggataaaatttttaataaaaaagactaatttgctctttaatttaatgtatggtaactaatttgctcattttgtTTTACTGAAGGTGGTAAAATACAATTTAACTCATGGTACAAGGgtctccatgatacttttaccatcAAAAAGCCAAAAGCTCCTGCTTATATCGATGCAAGTTTCGCAATCTTATTGAATGATTGCAATCATATTTGTTCTAAAACTAGCTGGACCTGAAACATGCAGGATGATGA belongs to Gossypium arboreum isolate Shixiya-1 chromosome 7, ASM2569848v2, whole genome shotgun sequence and includes:
- the LOC108484715 gene encoding uncharacterized protein LOC108484715 isoform X2 — its product is MDIWNKARNFAEDAARRSSELSIGSAKLGDIVTEAMKRSKEIAAEASKRAEEIKAEAAKQAELIKSSIAEGVAPPQNTERMVEQEKELESFGINEELRDFVKGITLSTFQDFPLPDDSPMSDVPTISNEISKLRFELCPRVMRERKFWRIYFLLVNSHVAPYEKWYMEEIERKTAEKIRDKKIKESSNIEMTTQQQAKESKQHNKTSASFVEQDLDVFLLGGDSDECPDDGDEGFDDFGSDDEKVKS
- the LOC108484715 gene encoding uncharacterized protein LOC108484715 isoform X1; the encoded protein is MDIWNKARNFAEDAARRSSELSIGSAKLGDIVTEAMKRSKEIAAEASKRAEEIKAEAAKQAELIKSSIAEGVAPPQNTERMVEQEKELESFGINEELRDFVKGITLSTFQDFPLPDDSPMSDVPTISNVRQDLTEWQEKHAKLVLSTVKEISKLRFELCPRVMRERKFWRIYFLLVNSHVAPYEKWYMEEIERKTAEKIRDKKIKESSNIEMTTQQQAKESKQHNKTSASFVEQDLDVFLLGGDSDECPDDGDEGFDDFGSDDEKVKS